In Sporosarcina psychrophila, a genomic segment contains:
- a CDS encoding long-chain fatty acid--CoA ligase, which translates to MMQTPLLLSSFIKRAEQYFPNKLIISRTGENSIHRIPYREFAKRTRKLADALTKLGMEHGTKVGSFAWNHHRHLEAYFGVPGTGAILHMINIRLSPEHIAYVINHAGDEILLVDDNLFPHLEKLAPYLKTVKHYIIMGDSTEIPETSLENVHSYEALLAEASEDFVFPEDLDENTPAGMCYTSATTGNPKGVVYTHRGLVLHSYALGLADAMGLSERDVILPVVPMFHVNAWGMPFAAVFFGTTQVLPGPGLNPKLLLDLIEQEKVTVTAGVPTIWLAVLKEQEESPRDLSSLRAVVSGGSASPKGLIRAFEEKLGVPFIVGYGMTETSPLVSLSVYSSGMTDLTMDEKIDVRALQGMPMPGLEVRIVNEAGDAPWDGKTMGELAIRGPWIASEYYNDERTAEAFRDGWLFTGDIAVMTEFGYLKLMDRTKDLIKSGGEWISSVDLENALMTHEDVFEAAVIAIPHEQWIERPLACVVLKEGKVADEEMKQRLLTYLAGQFAKLWVPDDVVFLDEIPKTSVGKFLKASLRNQLTEHYQQV; encoded by the coding sequence ATGATGCAAACACCACTATTATTATCTTCCTTTATTAAACGAGCAGAGCAATATTTCCCTAACAAATTAATTATTTCACGAACAGGAGAAAACTCGATTCACCGGATTCCATATCGTGAGTTCGCAAAAAGAACACGCAAACTGGCAGATGCCCTGACGAAACTCGGGATGGAGCACGGAACGAAAGTTGGATCGTTTGCTTGGAATCACCATCGACATTTAGAAGCGTATTTCGGTGTGCCGGGAACAGGTGCCATCCTTCATATGATCAATATACGATTATCTCCGGAACATATTGCATACGTTATCAACCATGCCGGGGATGAAATCCTGCTTGTCGATGATAATCTCTTTCCGCATCTTGAAAAACTTGCGCCTTATCTGAAAACGGTGAAACATTATATCATCATGGGAGACAGCACTGAAATACCTGAAACATCACTCGAAAATGTCCATTCGTATGAAGCACTCCTAGCTGAAGCATCTGAAGACTTTGTATTCCCGGAGGATCTCGATGAGAATACGCCAGCTGGCATGTGCTATACATCCGCTACGACGGGCAATCCGAAAGGAGTCGTCTATACCCATCGCGGACTTGTTCTGCATAGTTATGCGCTAGGACTAGCTGATGCTATGGGCTTATCGGAGAGAGATGTAATTCTGCCAGTCGTGCCAATGTTCCACGTCAATGCATGGGGAATGCCATTCGCCGCGGTCTTTTTTGGTACAACACAAGTCCTGCCGGGGCCAGGCTTAAATCCGAAGCTGCTGCTGGACTTGATCGAGCAGGAGAAGGTGACCGTAACAGCGGGAGTTCCAACAATTTGGCTAGCAGTACTGAAGGAGCAGGAGGAGAGCCCGAGAGATTTGTCGTCACTTAGAGCCGTTGTAAGCGGTGGTTCAGCTTCACCAAAAGGATTGATCCGTGCATTCGAAGAAAAACTAGGTGTACCGTTCATAGTTGGTTATGGCATGACTGAAACATCGCCACTAGTCAGTCTATCTGTCTATTCATCAGGGATGACCGATTTGACAATGGATGAGAAAATCGATGTCCGTGCACTTCAAGGGATGCCGATGCCAGGTCTTGAAGTCCGTATTGTTAATGAAGCCGGAGATGCGCCTTGGGATGGTAAAACAATGGGCGAATTAGCTATTCGGGGGCCTTGGATTGCAAGCGAATATTACAATGATGAGCGTACAGCAGAAGCCTTCCGTGATGGCTGGCTATTCACAGGCGATATCGCAGTTATGACCGAGTTCGGCTATCTTAAATTGATGGACCGCACAAAAGATTTGATCAAGAGTGGAGGCGAATGGATTTCGTCTGTTGACTTGGAGAATGCGCTAATGACGCATGAAGATGTTTTTGAAGCGGCAGTGATAGCAATACCGCATGAGCAATGGATTGAACGTCCACTGGCGTGTGTTGTCTTGAAAGAAGGGAAGGTTGCTGACGAAGAGATGAAACAGCGGTTGCTAACCTATTTGGCAGGCCAGTTCGCTAAATTATGGGTACCGGACGATGTTGTCTTCTTGGATGAAATCCCGAAAACATCCGTCGGTAAATTCCTGAAAGCCTCATTACGTAATCAATTGACGGAACATTATCAGCAAGTGTAA
- a CDS encoding DedA family protein, protein MENWITEFMDQFGYFGVFLLIMIENVFPPIPSEVILTFGGFMTTYSDMTRMGVIIAATAGSIIGAMILYSIGLFLDVARLEKIVDRWGGVLRLTRKDIRKADAWFDKYGPWTVLLCRLVPLIRSLISIPAGMSNMNFPLFILLTTIGSLIWNTALVMIGAAVGDNWQSIVHYMDIYSNVAYALLAIGGIAICIWYIRFRRKRV, encoded by the coding sequence GTGGAAAATTGGATTACTGAATTTATGGACCAGTTTGGCTATTTTGGTGTGTTTTTATTAATCATGATTGAGAATGTGTTTCCACCAATACCATCTGAAGTTATTTTGACATTCGGTGGATTCATGACGACTTATTCGGATATGACTCGAATGGGTGTAATCATTGCGGCAACGGCCGGATCAATTATTGGGGCGATGATTTTGTATAGTATCGGGTTATTTCTCGATGTGGCACGCCTTGAGAAAATTGTTGATCGGTGGGGTGGCGTTTTACGTCTAACTCGAAAAGATATCCGCAAGGCCGATGCATGGTTCGACAAATATGGTCCGTGGACAGTGCTGCTCTGTCGCCTAGTTCCACTAATACGGAGCCTAATCTCGATTCCAGCAGGTATGTCGAATATGAACTTCCCGCTCTTCATTTTACTTACAACAATCGGTAGTCTGATCTGGAATACGGCACTTGTTATGATCGGCGCAGCAGTCGGCGACAATTGGCAATCGATTGTTCATTATATGGACATCTATTCGAACGTTGCGTACGCACTGCTAGCAATTGGCGGAATTGCGATTTGCATTTGGTATATTCGCTTCCGTAGAAAGAGAGTGTAA
- a CDS encoding acyl-CoA dehydrogenase family protein — MARYRFEMDEHVMFRDSLRKFLQKEAVPHYDKWEKDRLIPIAFWKKLGEMGFLCPQVDEKYGGLGLDFSFSVIIGEELERVGAGLTGVGLHNDIVVPYIESFGTMEQKARWLPGCVSANNIAAIAMTEPGTGSDLANIWTTAIKDGDHYVVNGQKTFITNGINGNLILVAVKTDPYAEPKHRGVSLLIIEEGTPGFTKGRKLDKVGLHSQDTAELFFEDCRVPVTNLIGEEGKGFSYLMEKLQQERLVVAIAAQTASEDMLEMTLEYVKSRKAFDKPIGSFQNTQFKLAEIATKVEIGKVFLESLIEDHLAGKDVVTKVSMAKYWLTDTAREISAECMQLHGGYGYMEEYKIARRYRDIPVASIYAGTNEIMKVIIAKNMGL; from the coding sequence TTGGCGAGATACAGATTTGAAATGGATGAGCACGTCATGTTTCGAGATTCACTTCGGAAGTTTCTTCAGAAAGAAGCAGTTCCGCACTACGATAAATGGGAAAAAGATCGGCTTATACCAATCGCATTTTGGAAAAAACTTGGGGAGATGGGGTTCCTCTGCCCGCAAGTGGATGAAAAATACGGAGGTCTTGGTCTGGATTTCAGCTTTAGTGTAATCATCGGGGAAGAACTTGAGCGTGTAGGCGCGGGTCTCACAGGGGTAGGCTTGCACAATGACATCGTTGTTCCATATATTGAATCGTTCGGCACAATGGAGCAGAAAGCGCGCTGGCTACCTGGTTGTGTAAGCGCTAACAATATTGCCGCTATTGCAATGACAGAGCCAGGAACAGGATCGGACTTGGCTAATATCTGGACGACGGCAATTAAAGATGGGGACCATTACGTCGTGAATGGTCAAAAGACGTTTATCACAAACGGTATTAATGGGAATCTTATACTCGTTGCTGTAAAAACTGACCCATATGCCGAACCGAAACATCGTGGCGTCAGTTTGCTTATTATAGAAGAAGGTACGCCAGGTTTCACAAAAGGTCGAAAACTCGATAAAGTAGGGTTGCATTCGCAAGACACGGCGGAATTGTTCTTTGAAGATTGCCGTGTACCTGTAACGAACTTAATTGGCGAAGAAGGAAAAGGATTTAGCTATCTAATGGAGAAACTACAGCAGGAACGGCTTGTTGTTGCGATTGCCGCACAAACGGCATCAGAGGATATGCTAGAAATGACACTTGAGTATGTAAAATCGCGGAAAGCATTTGATAAGCCGATTGGTTCGTTTCAAAACACGCAGTTTAAACTTGCTGAAATTGCAACGAAAGTGGAGATTGGAAAAGTGTTTCTAGAATCACTTATCGAAGATCATCTAGCGGGAAAAGATGTCGTCACAAAAGTATCGATGGCGAAATATTGGCTGACCGATACGGCGCGAGAAATTTCGGCAGAATGTATGCAGTTGCACGGTGGGTACGGTTATATGGAAGAATATAAAATTGCGAGACGTTACAGGGATATCCCTGTGGCATCGATTTACGCAGGGACGAATGAAATCATGAAAGTCATCATCGCGAAGAATATGGGCTTGTAG
- a CDS encoding undecaprenyl-diphosphate phosphatase — MELFDLIKALILGFVEGMTEFAPVSSTGHLIIVDDMWLKTEEFLGKYPAITFKIVIQLGSILAVVVVFWKRLFSLVGLYKIDGKKMNSRFNLGHVIIGMLPAVILGFAFKDLIDDYLFGVETVIFALVAGAILMIVADKFGPKKPKVQTLDQITYKQAFSVGLVQCLSLWPGFSRSGATISGGVLFGMNHRTAADFTFIMAVPIMMGASLVSVLKNWEYLSMDNLSFYIVGFISAFIFALISIRFFLKLISRVKLVPFAIYRLILAAVLAVIVFL, encoded by the coding sequence ATGGAATTATTTGATTTGATTAAAGCGTTAATACTTGGATTTGTTGAAGGTATGACGGAGTTCGCACCTGTATCATCGACGGGTCACTTGATTATTGTCGATGATATGTGGCTGAAGACAGAAGAGTTTTTAGGTAAATATCCCGCGATTACATTTAAGATTGTTATCCAGCTAGGATCGATTTTAGCGGTTGTCGTCGTATTTTGGAAACGTCTTTTTAGCCTAGTCGGACTTTATAAGATTGATGGTAAAAAGATGAATTCACGTTTCAATTTAGGGCATGTCATTATCGGTATGCTTCCGGCAGTCATTCTTGGATTTGCGTTTAAAGATCTGATTGATGATTATTTATTCGGAGTGGAAACGGTTATTTTTGCCTTGGTGGCAGGGGCTATTCTTATGATTGTGGCTGATAAATTTGGTCCAAAAAAACCGAAAGTACAAACGTTGGACCAAATCACATACAAACAGGCATTCTCGGTTGGTCTTGTCCAATGTCTGTCATTATGGCCAGGATTTTCGCGCTCAGGCGCCACGATTTCGGGTGGTGTACTGTTCGGCATGAACCATAGAACGGCGGCAGATTTCACGTTCATAATGGCTGTTCCAATTATGATGGGTGCAAGTCTTGTATCGGTTTTGAAAAACTGGGAGTACTTATCAATGGATAATCTGTCGTTTTATATCGTCGGATTCATCAGTGCATTCATCTTTGCGCTTATCTCGATTCGCTTCTTCTTGAAGCTCATCTCACGCGTCAAGCTTGTACCGTTCGCAATTTACCGACTTATATTAGCAGCTGTGCTAGCGGTTATTGTGTTTTTATAA
- a CDS encoding 3-hydroxyacyl-CoA dehydrogenase, translated as MEKITAIVTGGASGLGEATVRRIVNAGGKAAIFDRNEERGQALARELGEESVLFLKTDVADAEEVEVNVASVKEKFGEVTAVVNCAGIATPGKVLSRSGPMVLDQFEQVIRVNLIGTFNVIRVAAAAMQGNEPNEEGERGVIVNTASVAAFEGQIGQVAYSASKGGVVGMTLPIARELAAFGIRVMTIAPGLVETPLFDGLPEAARNSLASMVPFPKRLGRPDEYAKLVESIFTNTLLNGEVIRLDGAIRMQPK; from the coding sequence ATGGAAAAAATAACGGCAATCGTGACAGGTGGAGCATCCGGTCTTGGGGAGGCCACTGTAAGGAGGATAGTAAACGCCGGAGGAAAGGCAGCTATCTTCGACAGGAATGAAGAGCGTGGACAAGCACTTGCAAGAGAGCTTGGAGAGGAAAGTGTTTTATTCCTCAAAACGGATGTTGCGGATGCGGAAGAAGTGGAAGTAAACGTTGCTTCCGTAAAGGAGAAGTTTGGAGAAGTAACAGCCGTTGTTAATTGCGCAGGTATTGCGACGCCCGGGAAAGTGTTGTCGCGTAGCGGTCCGATGGTGCTTGACCAGTTTGAACAAGTCATTCGAGTAAACCTGATAGGCACATTTAATGTAATTCGTGTTGCGGCGGCCGCAATGCAAGGAAATGAGCCAAACGAAGAAGGGGAACGTGGGGTTATTGTGAATACTGCTTCCGTTGCTGCTTTCGAGGGACAAATTGGACAGGTTGCATACAGTGCTTCAAAGGGCGGCGTTGTTGGAATGACATTACCGATTGCACGTGAACTCGCGGCATTCGGTATCCGAGTGATGACAATTGCACCGGGTCTTGTAGAAACGCCGTTATTCGACGGGCTACCGGAAGCCGCACGTAATTCACTTGCTTCAATGGTACCGTTCCCGAAACGACTTGGGCGACCAGATGAATATGCAAAGCTTGTTGAAAGTATATTTACTAATACACTGCTCAACGGTGAAGTAATTCGGTTGGATGGTGCGATTCGGATGCAACCAAAGTGA